A single window of Anomaloglossus baeobatrachus isolate aAnoBae1 chromosome 5, aAnoBae1.hap1, whole genome shotgun sequence DNA harbors:
- the FAM241B gene encoding protein FAM241B, with amino-acid sequence MVRILANGEIVQDDDPRVRQSSQRSNTRQGFFNNVGNTGAGAQQAPQDGARQEGRSPFTDINQQLVNMGFPRWNLGNQVVEPVMSILFLFLILMMGVRGLLLVGLIYIVSHLSQR; translated from the exons ATGGTGCGAATTTTAGCAAATGGTGAAATTGTTCAAGATGATGACCCTCGAGTCAGGCAAAGCAGCCAGCGCAGCAATACTCGCCAG GGATTTTTCAACAATGTTGGAAATACTGGGGCCGGAGCACAGCAGGCTCCCCAAGACGGTGCGAGGCAGGAGGGGCGCTCTCCCTTCACCGACATTAACCAGCAACTGGTGAACATGGGTTTTCCTCGCTGGAACCTGGGAAACCAGGTGGTAGAGCCTGTCATGTCTATTCTGTTTCTGTTTCTCATTCTAATGATGGGGGTCCGTGGCTTGCTGTTAGTTGGTCTTATATACATCGTGTCCCACCTCAGTCAGCGGTAA